From Watersipora subatra chromosome 2, tzWatSuba1.1, whole genome shotgun sequence, one genomic window encodes:
- the LOC137388468 gene encoding uncharacterized protein, which produces MTFGIEKCGRLILKKDRSMLTDGIRMPNGTIKDIEESYKYLGIMQSSINHEAEVHHKAITEYKKRFRQVLRSQLNVRNQVMAINTYAQPVIRYPAGIIKWTEEAIKEADIATCRLLAMHGALHPKSDTTRLYLHRKDGGRGLKNVQQTVKEEEQSIKAYAASMVTSDTLLAKFQSSALTMELRPDDEEIDWHMKPLHGATSDKYLRFVIFARHICG; this is translated from the coding sequence atgacctttggtattgagaaatgtggaaggctaattcttaaaaaAGACcgttctatgctcacagatggcataagaatgccaaatggtaccatcaaagatatagaagaaagctacaagtacttggggattatgcaaagcagcatcaaccacgaagccgaggtacatcacaaagccattaccgagtACAAGAAACGctttcggcaggtcctacgtaGCCAGCTCAATGTcaggaatcaagtcatggcaataaacaCCTACGCAcagccagtaataagatatccagcgggcataataaagtggactgaggaagccatcaaagaagcAGACATAGCAACTTGTAGACTGCTggccatgcatggagcactccacccaaaatctgatactactagattgtatctccataggaaagatggcggtaggggactcaaaaatgtacagcagacagtgaaagaggaagaacaaagcatcaaagcctatgcagcctccatggtcACTTCAGATACGTTGCTAGCTAAATTTCAATCGTCTGCTttgacaatggagcttcgccctgacgatgaagaaattgactggcacatgaaacctcttcatggtgctacctccgacaaatatctaaggtttgTGATTTTCGCCAGACATAtctgtggctga